One segment of Acidovorax sp. DW039 DNA contains the following:
- the coaBC gene encoding bifunctional phosphopantothenoylcysteine decarboxylase/phosphopantothenate--cysteine ligase CoaBC — protein sequence MNELAGKHIVLGLSGGVACYKAADFCRQLIKAGATVQVVMTEAAEQFITPVTMQALSGRPVYGSQWDAREPNNMPHINLSRAADAIVIAPCSADFIARLVQGRADELLSLMCLARPIDRVPLLLAPAMNREMWAHPATQRNLTQVAADGALVLGVGRGDQACGETGDGRMLEPEELLDEVIAFFTPKVLAGHKVLITAGPTFEAIDPVRGITNLSSGKMGFAIARAAREAGADVTLVAGPVHLPTPRGVKRVDVKSAQNMLLAVEQQAQAATVFIATAAVADWRVATQSTEKIKKDGSGQPPALHFVENPDILAQVAQSPRAQAGDLYCVGFAAESHDLLAHATAKRARKGVPLLVGNIGPATFGQDDNALLLVDAQGHRELPRASKRVLAQQLVTEIAGRLSR from the coding sequence ATGAATGAGCTTGCTGGCAAACACATTGTTCTGGGTCTGAGTGGAGGCGTGGCTTGCTACAAGGCGGCGGACTTCTGTCGTCAACTCATCAAGGCCGGGGCCACGGTGCAGGTGGTGATGACCGAGGCGGCCGAGCAGTTCATCACCCCGGTCACCATGCAGGCGCTGTCGGGACGGCCTGTTTATGGCTCGCAATGGGATGCCCGCGAGCCCAACAACATGCCGCACATCAACCTCAGCCGCGCGGCGGATGCCATTGTGATTGCCCCGTGCAGTGCCGATTTCATTGCACGGCTGGTGCAGGGCAGGGCAGACGAGTTGTTGAGCCTGATGTGCCTTGCTCGCCCTATCGACCGGGTGCCCCTGCTGCTTGCGCCCGCCATGAACCGTGAGATGTGGGCCCACCCCGCCACCCAGCGCAACCTGACCCAGGTGGCCGCCGATGGCGCCCTAGTGCTGGGCGTGGGCCGTGGGGACCAGGCCTGTGGCGAAACGGGTGACGGGCGCATGCTGGAACCCGAAGAGCTGCTGGACGAGGTCATTGCGTTCTTTACCCCCAAGGTGCTGGCGGGGCACAAGGTGTTGATCACCGCCGGGCCGACGTTTGAAGCGATCGACCCCGTGCGCGGAATTACCAACCTTTCCAGCGGGAAGATGGGTTTTGCCATTGCCCGCGCCGCCCGTGAGGCCGGTGCCGATGTGACGCTGGTGGCAGGCCCCGTGCATCTGCCCACGCCCCGTGGCGTGAAGCGGGTGGACGTGAAATCTGCACAAAATATGCTGCTGGCGGTTGAGCAGCAAGCGCAGGCAGCTACTGTTTTTATAGCGACTGCAGCGGTGGCTGACTGGCGGGTGGCTACGCAGTCCACAGAAAAGATCAAGAAGGATGGCTCCGGCCAGCCCCCAGCGCTGCATTTTGTAGAGAACCCCGACATCCTGGCCCAGGTCGCGCAGTCGCCTCGTGCGCAGGCGGGCGATTTGTACTGTGTGGGCTTTGCCGCCGAGAGTCATGATCTGCTGGCACACGCCACAGCCAAGCGCGCGCGCAAAGGGGTGCCTTTGCTGGTAGGCAACATTGGCCCGGCCACCTTCGGGCAGGATGACAATGCGCTGCTGCTGGTAGATGCGCAGGGGCATCGGGAACTGCCGCGTGCCTCCAAGCGGGTTCTGGCCCAGCAGCTGGTGACTGAAATCGCCGGGCGGTTGTCGCGCTGA
- a CDS encoding CTP synthase, whose amino-acid sequence MTKFVFVTGGVVSSLGKGIASASLAAILESRGLKVTLIKLDPYINVDPGTMSPFQHGEVFVTDDGAETDLDLGHYERFIETRMKKSNNFTTGKIYQSVLEKERRGDYLGKTVQVIPHVTNEIQEYIKRGAGIDTPDAVDVAICEVGGTVGDIESLPFLEAVRQMSLRLGPNNAAFVHLTYLPYIATAGELKTKPTQHTVQKLREIGIQPDALLCRAQHQVPDEEKEKISLFTNVPEWGVISMWDVDTIYKVPRMLHEQGLDGLICDKLRLNTPPTNLKRWDALVHETEHPQGEVKIAMVGKYVDLSDAYKSVNEALKHAGMQSHVRVKIDHVDSETITDANAKQQLGHYDAILVPGGFGSRGVEGKISTARFARENKVPYLGICLGMQVATIEYARHVAGLEGANSTEFDPHAKHPVIALITEWKDADGTIKTRDANSDLGGTMRLGAQSSDVQAGTLAHSIYGDVVTERHRHRYEANTQYLDQLRKAGLVISALTQREQLTEIVELPNTVHPWYIGVQFHPEFKSTPWNGHPLFNAFVKAAVQHHKAPHKV is encoded by the coding sequence ATGACCAAATTTGTCTTCGTCACCGGCGGTGTGGTGTCTTCCCTCGGTAAGGGAATCGCCTCAGCCTCCCTTGCCGCGATCCTCGAATCGCGGGGACTCAAAGTCACCCTCATCAAGCTTGACCCCTACATCAACGTCGACCCCGGCACGATGTCGCCTTTCCAGCACGGCGAAGTGTTCGTGACCGACGACGGCGCGGAAACCGACCTGGACCTGGGCCATTACGAGCGTTTCATTGAAACGCGCATGAAGAAGTCCAACAACTTCACCACGGGCAAGATCTACCAGTCCGTGCTCGAAAAAGAGCGCCGCGGCGACTACCTGGGCAAGACCGTGCAGGTCATTCCCCACGTCACCAACGAAATCCAGGAATACATCAAGCGTGGCGCGGGCATCGACACGCCGGACGCCGTGGATGTAGCCATCTGCGAAGTGGGTGGCACCGTGGGCGACATCGAGTCCCTGCCCTTCCTGGAAGCCGTGCGCCAGATGAGCCTGCGCCTGGGCCCGAACAACGCGGCCTTCGTGCACCTCACCTACCTGCCCTACATTGCCACAGCGGGTGAGCTGAAAACCAAGCCCACGCAGCACACGGTGCAAAAGCTGCGCGAAATCGGCATCCAGCCCGATGCGCTGCTGTGCCGCGCGCAGCACCAGGTGCCTGACGAGGAGAAGGAAAAGATCTCCCTGTTCACCAACGTGCCTGAGTGGGGCGTGATCTCCATGTGGGACGTGGACACCATCTACAAGGTGCCCCGCATGCTGCACGAACAGGGCCTGGACGGCCTGATCTGCGACAAGCTGCGCCTGAACACGCCTCCCACCAACCTCAAGCGCTGGGATGCGCTGGTGCACGAGACCGAGCATCCGCAAGGCGAGGTCAAGATCGCCATGGTGGGCAAGTATGTGGATCTGTCCGACGCCTACAAATCGGTCAACGAAGCCCTCAAGCACGCAGGCATGCAAAGCCATGTGCGCGTGAAGATCGACCACGTGGACTCGGAAACCATCACCGATGCCAACGCCAAGCAGCAGTTGGGCCACTACGACGCCATTCTGGTGCCCGGCGGCTTCGGCTCGCGCGGTGTGGAAGGCAAGATTTCCACCGCCCGCTTCGCCCGCGAAAACAAGGTGCCTTACCTCGGCATCTGCTTAGGGATGCAGGTAGCCACCATTGAATACGCCCGCCACGTGGCGGGGCTGGAAGGTGCCAACTCCACCGAGTTCGATCCGCACGCCAAGCACCCGGTGATCGCCCTTATCACCGAGTGGAAGGATGCGGACGGCACCATCAAGACGCGCGATGCGAACTCTGACTTGGGCGGCACCATGCGCCTAGGCGCGCAGTCCTCTGACGTGCAAGCCGGCACCCTGGCCCACAGCATCTACGGCGATGTGGTCACAGAACGCCACCGCCACCGTTACGAAGCCAACACCCAGTACCTGGACCAGTTGCGCAAAGCGGGCCTGGTGATCTCGGCGCTGACACAGCGCGAGCAGCTCACCGAAATCGTGGAATTGCCAAACACCGTGCACCCCTGGTACATCGGCGTGCAGTTCCACCCCGAGTTCAAATCCACGCCCTGGAACGGGCACCCGCTGTTCAACGCCTTTGTGAAGGCAGCGGTGCAACACCACAAAGCGCCCCACAAAGTCTGA
- the kdsA gene encoding 3-deoxy-8-phosphooctulonate synthase, giving the protein MQLCGFNIGLDQRFFLIAGTCSIESLQMSLDVAGQLKEACTALGIPLIYKGSFDKANRSSGTSQRGVGLDNGLKILDEVRRQTGLPVLTDVHDESQVAEVASVVDVLQTPAFLCRQTDFIRAVAQSGKPVNIKKGQFLAPWDMKNVIDKARAAAAEVGLSEDRFLACERGVSFGYNNLVADMTSLAEMRKSGSPVVFDVTHSVQKPGGLGAVSGGARDMVPVLARAGVAVGVAGLFMETHPKPAEAWSDGPNAVPLKHMKALLETLVALDDITKKNGFLENNFGA; this is encoded by the coding sequence ATGCAACTCTGCGGATTCAACATCGGTCTGGACCAGCGTTTCTTTTTGATTGCAGGCACCTGCTCGATCGAGAGTCTGCAGATGTCGCTGGATGTCGCGGGGCAGCTCAAGGAAGCCTGCACCGCTCTGGGCATCCCGCTCATCTACAAAGGCTCGTTTGACAAGGCCAACCGCTCCTCCGGCACCAGCCAGCGCGGCGTGGGGCTGGACAACGGTCTCAAGATCCTGGACGAAGTGCGCCGCCAGACGGGCCTGCCCGTGCTCACCGACGTGCACGACGAGTCCCAGGTGGCCGAAGTGGCCAGCGTGGTCGATGTGCTGCAAACCCCCGCCTTCCTGTGCCGCCAGACCGACTTCATCCGCGCCGTGGCGCAGTCGGGCAAGCCCGTCAACATCAAGAAAGGCCAGTTTCTGGCCCCTTGGGACATGAAGAACGTCATCGACAAGGCGCGGGCGGCAGCAGCCGAAGTCGGCCTGTCGGAAGACCGCTTTCTGGCCTGTGAGCGCGGCGTGAGCTTTGGCTACAACAACCTCGTGGCCGACATGACCAGCCTGGCGGAGATGCGCAAGTCTGGCTCGCCTGTGGTGTTTGATGTGACCCACTCTGTGCAAAAGCCCGGCGGCCTGGGGGCCGTGAGCGGCGGCGCGCGCGACATGGTGCCCGTGCTGGCCCGCGCCGGTGTAGCGGTGGGCGTGGCAGGCCTCTTCATGGAAACGCATCCCAAGCCTGCCGAAGCCTGGTCGGACGGCCCCAACGCAGTGCCGCTCAAGCACATGAAGGCACTGCTGGAGACGCTGGTCGCGCTGGACGACATCACCAAGAAAAACGGATTCCTCGAAAACAACTTTGGAGCCTGA
- a CDS encoding DUF1330 domain-containing protein: MSSGYIIASVTVTNPTQYDEYRKWSTLAMQAHGAEVCVRGGKVEVLEGDWNPGRTVILKFPTFEAARAFYDTPEYQKAKAAREGAAIMRMVCVEGV, translated from the coding sequence ATGAGCAGTGGGTACATCATCGCGTCCGTAACCGTCACCAACCCCACGCAGTACGACGAGTACCGCAAGTGGAGCACGCTGGCCATGCAGGCCCACGGTGCAGAGGTGTGCGTGCGCGGCGGCAAGGTGGAAGTGCTGGAGGGTGACTGGAACCCCGGCCGCACCGTGATCCTCAAGTTCCCCACGTTTGAAGCAGCGCGCGCTTTTTACGACACTCCCGAATACCAGAAAGCCAAGGCGGCGCGCGAAGGCGCTGCCATCATGCGCATGGTGTGCGTGGAAGGCGTCTGA
- the eno gene encoding phosphopyruvate hydratase: MSAIVDIVGREVLDSRGNPTVECDVLLESGVMGRAAVPSGASTGSREAIELRDGDKSRYLGKGVLKAVEHINTEISEAVLGLDASEQAFLDKTLIDLDGTENKSRLGANAMLAVSMAVARAAAEESGLPLYRYLGGMGSMQLPVPMMNVINGGAHANNSLDLQEFMIIPVGAPTFREALRWGAEVFHALKKILHDKGISTAVGDEGGFAPSVESHEAAIQLILQAIEAAGYTAGEQIALGLDCAASEFYKDGLYVLEGEGGLKLTAQQWTDMLASWCDKYPIISIEDGMHEGDWDGWKILTERLGKNVQLVGDDLFVTNTKILKEGIDKQIANSILIKINQIGTLTETFAAIEMAKRAGYTAVISHRSGETEDSTIADIAVGTNAGQIKTGSLSRSDRIAKYNQLLRIEEDLGDIAHYPGRQAFYNLR, encoded by the coding sequence ATGAGTGCCATCGTTGACATCGTAGGCCGCGAAGTGCTGGACAGCCGCGGCAACCCCACCGTCGAATGCGACGTGCTGCTGGAATCGGGCGTGATGGGCCGCGCCGCCGTGCCCTCGGGCGCATCCACCGGCAGCCGCGAAGCCATTGAACTGCGCGATGGCGACAAGAGCCGCTACCTGGGCAAGGGCGTGCTCAAGGCTGTGGAGCACATCAACACCGAAATCAGCGAAGCCGTGCTGGGCCTCGACGCTTCCGAGCAAGCCTTCCTGGACAAGACCCTTATCGACCTGGACGGCACCGAAAACAAGAGCCGCCTGGGCGCCAACGCCATGCTGGCCGTGTCGATGGCCGTGGCACGTGCTGCTGCCGAAGAATCCGGCCTGCCCCTGTACCGCTACCTGGGCGGCATGGGCAGCATGCAATTGCCCGTGCCCATGATGAACGTCATCAACGGTGGCGCGCACGCCAACAACAGCCTGGACTTGCAAGAGTTCATGATCATCCCCGTGGGCGCCCCCACCTTCCGCGAAGCCCTGCGCTGGGGCGCCGAAGTGTTCCACGCCCTCAAGAAGATCCTGCACGACAAGGGCATCAGCACCGCTGTGGGTGACGAAGGTGGCTTTGCCCCGAGCGTTGAGAGCCACGAAGCGGCCATCCAGCTGATCCTGCAAGCCATTGAAGCTGCTGGCTACACCGCTGGCGAGCAAATCGCCCTGGGCCTCGATTGCGCTGCCAGCGAGTTCTACAAGGACGGCCTGTATGTGCTCGAAGGCGAAGGCGGCCTCAAGCTCACCGCCCAGCAATGGACGGACATGCTGGCATCGTGGTGCGACAAGTACCCTATCATCAGCATCGAAGATGGCATGCACGAAGGTGACTGGGACGGCTGGAAGATCCTGACCGAGCGCCTGGGCAAGAACGTGCAGCTGGTGGGCGACGACCTGTTCGTGACCAACACCAAGATCCTGAAGGAAGGCATCGACAAGCAGATCGCCAACTCCATCCTCATCAAGATCAACCAGATCGGCACGCTGACCGAAACGTTTGCCGCCATCGAGATGGCCAAGCGCGCTGGCTACACCGCCGTGATCTCGCACCGCTCGGGCGAAACCGAAGACAGCACCATTGCCGACATCGCTGTGGGCACCAACGCAGGTCAGATCAAGACCGGCTCGCTGTCGCGCTCGGACCGCATCGCCAAGTACAACCAGCTGCTGCGCATCGAGGAAGACCTGGGCGACATCGCCCACTACCCCGGTCGCCAGGCGTTCTACAACCTGCGTTGA
- a CDS encoding septum formation initiator family protein, translating into MSTRLIPVVLLALLAAVHAQLWLGRGSLPQVAAMQQKIDAQKAANAQVRQSNERLASEVHDLKEGLDMVEEKARSELGMVKPNEVYVQFTPR; encoded by the coding sequence ATGAGCACACGCCTCATCCCCGTGGTTTTGCTGGCATTGCTGGCTGCCGTGCATGCGCAGTTGTGGCTGGGGCGGGGCAGCCTGCCCCAGGTGGCGGCCATGCAGCAAAAAATTGACGCGCAAAAGGCGGCCAATGCACAGGTGCGCCAAAGCAACGAGCGGCTGGCCTCTGAAGTCCATGATCTGAAGGAAGGTCTGGACATGGTGGAAGAGAAAGCCCGCAGCGAGCTGGGCATGGTCAAGCCCAACGAGGTGTACGTGCAGTTCACTCCGCGCTGA